AGCCCAGTTCCCAAGCAAGGGTGACTAAAGCCTGCGCTTAGCTCAACTTCGTCGGTAAAGAAATCAGGATTTACACTTTTCCCTGCATCTTCGATCGCAGAGCGATCTTCCTTTGGAGTGTTGACTCCAAAAAGCGCACCGTGAACGGTACAAGGAACAAAGAGTTTATCCTCCTCCGAATTCGCAAGTTTAATGACGCGGTATTCGAGTTCGTGTTTCCAATAATCGAGTTTGCGTCGAGCATGTCGCTTAGCCGCCTCGGCATGACCATACGCGTAACGATCGGGCACAATACTGTCATGAAGCGCATTGTAGATGACACTCTCCGGCTGATGATCATCAGGGAATGAAATTGCGAGACAGACACCTGAATAGGAGTCTGCGTAATAGCTCCATAGCAGTGCATTGGAGTAAAACCGGCACAAGGACACGACACGTATCTGCGTATGGAGAACCTTACGAGTTTCAAGATCTGCGGCACTTCCGTCAGCCATCTTGAAGTCTCCCTCAGCGGGGTCATTTAACTCACGAAACTTAGTCGCATAAATTTGGCCCTCTGAGATGATCCGCAGAGTCCTAGCGAGATCTTCGCCATTCCTATGACTCCTGAATTTGTAGAATACTCGGTTCATCGTTTAACCTCCAAATTGAACTTTAAAGGCATTGCATCAGGATACAATGATTGGACGTGAGCCGCAATTTTATTAGAAGTGCTTAGGCACTGCTTAATTGTAAGCGCACTGCTGTCCAAAACAGAGGATTCCTCGGTAAGATGCCTTGATTTTTAGCGTGTTGAGAAGTGATTGAGGTGACTTTTCAGAAGTATGCCTAGGATGCTTGGGTTAAGTTGAGGCGATGCCGTCCAAAACGGTCTGGTATGACTCATCCTCTGGCGGCGGGTGGCTATGCATGAACGGATCATCGATCCACTTCCATAGATTCCTGTGCGTAAAGAGGTTCCAGCGTAACAGAGCGACCAGATTTGAGAGCGCCCAGGACATGCGGCTTTTGAACTGGAGGTATTTGATCAGCAAAATAGCGATCAGTGCTGTCCAAATCTGTATTCTGACTGCGTTGGCGGAGGTGCCGACAAAGGTCTTCACTCTCAAGTTTTGCTTAATGGCCTTGAAGAACAATTCGATTTGCCAGCGCTGTTTATAGATCTCTGCAATCGTGGCCGAACTCAGATCAAAGCGATTGGTGAGCAGCTCCATATGCTGCTGTTTCTCTTCAATCCAAACGACAACCTTGCGGTAGGTTCCTTTGATTCGTCTTCCCGCCTCAAAGCAATTGAACTGGCCGGTATGATCAGAAACGACGACGCCACCCGGCTTTACAGGATAATCTTTGAACTCATAAAACTCGGCATTCTTTTTCAGGCGCGTGACGAAGCCTACGCCTTCAGCGGACCAACGCTCATACATATAGTAGTCCGTATAACCGCGATCCATAACGACCAATGAGCCCTTTGGCAGCTTGAGCTGCTGGGCCACTGTCACGTCGGCCACTTTACCCTCAGTTATCCTAGCATAACATGGAAGACAGCCATCGTGATCCAAGAGCAGGTGTAGTTTGGCGGCGCCCTTAGTGGAACGGAACTTTGCCCAATCGAACATTGAAGCGCACAAGTCGATCACCGTGCTATCGAGCGAATAGAGTTTACTCTTAAAGCGAAACTTTTTCTTCGGTGCACCCTCACTGACTTTAGCCAGCAACTGGTAAAACAGTTTTTCGAAGAGCTCATGTGGACGATGCGCATTGGCATAAGAAAGCGTTGATCGCCTCGGAGCACCATTCATCCCCAAATGCTGTAGCTTGCCTTCGCAACTTCTCAAGCCGGTGTCGATCTCCCGCAGACTCTTAGCCTGAGCTAGCTGACAAAACAGCATTGAAACGAAGTGGTCCCAACTTCCGAAGCCCTTGCTGCGAGCTTGGCTGCCTGTATCGCGCACCAATCGACGAAAATCGTCACGATCCACTAAAGAAAGTAGTTGGCTGAATAGACTACTCGTGCCAATGTTCATGATAGCCTCCTTGCGTTAGGTTATTCTTTTTCATCAAACCTATTACGACGCAAGTGAGGCTATTTTTCAAAACCTGTTTTGGACACTAGTGTTGTAAGCGGGGAAAGCTCGTAAAGCTTATCAACTAAATCTCTCGCAATGTGAGCATCGAATGAGTCAGGCGACATTGGAAAACGAACCAGCCCATCTACCATTTCACTAGGATACTCAGATCTAATGTATGCTTCATGTTTATTGTGCCTCACGATAGCTAAACGTGTATTTTCATAGGAGGCTTGAGCCAAAAGGATGTCGTGCAATAGCTCTGCATCCACATGATCTCCTTTGTTTCCTTGCGCCAAAAATGCCACCTTTCCTAGTTCAATAGCTGGAGCGCTCACCACAGATTCGTATGCAGGCAATAAGCCATAGGATTCCCGCCCAGCTTGAAAGTCCTCATGGTCCAATAAATCTCCTTTTAGTTGCATAATCGTTTCTGCCTGACGAAACAGTGCAACCTGAGCCTCAACTAAAGCAGCATAGCGAGTCTGATCGATCTTTGCTCTCTCCTCCTCGACTCGCTGTGCTCTTTGCCCTAAATTCAAGCGATGTTGACCAAAGATCGCCAGAGCAGCGCCTAGCGCTACGCCAAATATGCTAGAAAGAAAATTAACAACGGTTTCAGCTGTAACAGCCTCTAATAGTGAGCAAATCATTTTTGTTTAGTGTAGCAGCTATCATTTCCTGTAGCACGAATGCTATTCGTTTGTCCAA
The nucleotide sequence above comes from Coraliomargarita algicola. Encoded proteins:
- a CDS encoding IS4 family transposase, with the translated sequence MNIGTSSLFSQLLSLVDRDDFRRLVRDTGSQARSKGFGSWDHFVSMLFCQLAQAKSLREIDTGLRSCEGKLQHLGMNGAPRRSTLSYANAHRPHELFEKLFYQLLAKVSEGAPKKKFRFKSKLYSLDSTVIDLCASMFDWAKFRSTKGAAKLHLLLDHDGCLPCYARITEGKVADVTVAQQLKLPKGSLVVMDRGYTDYYMYERWSAEGVGFVTRLKKNAEFYEFKDYPVKPGGVVVSDHTGQFNCFEAGRRIKGTYRKVVVWIEEKQQHMELLTNRFDLSSATIAEIYKQRWQIELFFKAIKQNLRVKTFVGTSANAVRIQIWTALIAILLIKYLQFKSRMSWALSNLVALLRWNLFTHRNLWKWIDDPFMHSHPPPEDESYQTVLDGIAST